The following nucleotide sequence is from Halapricum desulfuricans.
CGGCGTTCATGCCCCACTCGCTGACGACCGTCGGCGAGGCGTACTACCGGGAGTTCGTCCCGGAGGCCCGCGAGGCCGGCGTGCCGATCCACCTGCACGCAAACGAGACGACCGACGAGGTCGATCCGATCGTCGACGAACACGGACAGCGCCCCCTGGCGTACGCTGCTGATCTGGGGCTGCTCGAGTCAGAGGACTATCTCGCCCACGGCGTCCACCTCGACGACAGCGAGATCGACCTGCTGGCCGAGCGCGGTGCGGGCGTCGTCCACTGCCCGGCCTCGAACATGAAACTCGCCTCGGGGATGGCACCGGTTCAGGACCTGCTCGACGCGGGCGTGCCGGTCGGCCTGGGCACCGACGGCGCGGCCTCGAACAACGATCTGGATATGTTCGACGAGATGCGCGACGCCGCGATGCTCGGCAAGCTCGCTGCCGACGACGCAAGCGCGGTCGACGCCGAGAGCGTCGTCGAGACGGCGACCCGCGGCAGTGCCGAGATTCTCGGATTCGACTCGGGCTGGATCGAACCGGGCGCGAACGCCGATCTGGCCGTGATCGATCTCGACGCGCCGCATCTCACGCCGGCACACGACCTCGTGAGCCACCTCGTCTACGCCGCGCGAGGAAGCGACGTCCGACACACGGTCGCCGACGGGCAGGTGCTGATGCGCGACCGCGAGGTGACGGTCTTCGACGAGCAGGCCGTCCGCGAGCGCGCGAGCGAGCGGGCACGGGCGCTCGTCGAACGCGCCGAGTGACTGGTGTCAGACGCACCACGGCTCCGGCTCAAAGATATTAGGACATATTATTGGATATTTCTGTTTTCAGGGAGCATTTATCACCGTCTACGACAGCGTTCACGGTATGAGTTCGAAACAGTCGTCCAGCGAAATCAGGTTCGAGTGTGTCAAATGTGGTAAATCAGTCGTTCCAGCGTCGTACTGGGCGGCGTGTCCCGA
It contains:
- a CDS encoding amidohydrolase — encoded protein: MSELLVSGGQVLLPDLSVERVDVLLDRDRGEIVDVGDVGGGDDELDASGGLVIPGLVNAHTHVAMTLLRGYADDKPLDAWLREDIWPVEAELTAEDVRTGAELGLVEMLKSGTTALNDMYFFMPEVVDAVEQSGMRARLGYGSITVGRDEDAAREEMRDGLAFAREYDGAADGRIRTAFMPHSLTTVGEAYYREFVPEAREAGVPIHLHANETTDEVDPIVDEHGQRPLAYAADLGLLESEDYLAHGVHLDDSEIDLLAERGAGVVHCPASNMKLASGMAPVQDLLDAGVPVGLGTDGAASNNDLDMFDEMRDAAMLGKLAADDASAVDAESVVETATRGSAEILGFDSGWIEPGANADLAVIDLDAPHLTPAHDLVSHLVYAARGSDVRHTVADGQVLMRDREVTVFDEQAVRERASERARALVERAE